One genomic region from Nostoc sphaeroides encodes:
- a CDS encoding DUF928 domain-containing protein, with product MKLSVQKIQIFLAVSLTFLSSIDVQAQSANPNGQLNQSLIFAAPPPPKDIGEPGKRTEAGSRGCGQDINKPLTSSQKRLTALVPVYSNSELVFGTTITEHPSFVFYVPYPSDFASGEFVLEDEAGDQTSYKTSLTGTPGIVNLRLPSIAAPLEIGKQYRWYFNIYCQKDNQIIANVEGYVKREQLKPALKTQLEKSSPSQQVNLYAANGIWYEALSAASELRRTNSQDTSWTALLKAVGLNDFATEPKVECCNLEN from the coding sequence ATGAAATTATCTGTGCAAAAGATTCAAATTTTCCTCGCCGTTAGTTTAACATTTCTTAGCTCTATAGATGTGCAAGCACAGTCTGCAAATCCCAATGGACAATTAAACCAATCATTGATTTTCGCAGCACCACCTCCACCAAAAGACATCGGGGAACCAGGTAAGCGAACAGAAGCAGGTAGTCGTGGCTGTGGTCAGGATATAAATAAACCTTTGACTTCTTCTCAAAAGCGGCTCACAGCTTTAGTACCTGTTTATTCAAACTCAGAATTGGTGTTTGGAACAACGATCACAGAGCATCCTAGTTTCGTATTCTATGTTCCTTATCCATCTGACTTTGCATCTGGAGAGTTTGTGCTAGAAGATGAAGCAGGAGATCAGACTAGTTATAAAACTTCTTTAACGGGGACACCAGGAATAGTAAACCTTCGCTTGCCTTCAATTGCAGCACCTTTAGAGATTGGCAAACAATACCGATGGTATTTTAACATCTACTGTCAGAAGGATAACCAAATTATTGCTAATGTTGAAGGCTATGTAAAACGGGAGCAACTAAAGCCTGCTTTGAAAACTCAATTGGAAAAATCTTCACCAAGCCAGCAAGTAAATCTTTATGCGGCTAATGGTATTTGGTATGAAGCGCTGAGTGCTGCTAGTGAATTGCGTCGCACCAATTCGCAAGATACTTCTTGGACGGCGCTGTTGAAAGCTGTGGGTTTGAATGATTTTGCAACTGAACCAAAGGTAGAGTGCTGCAATCTTGAGAATTAG
- a CDS encoding CHAT domain-containing protein, which translates to MTRKKFRLRIIKRFLSLLLLLAMFLGAGLLPPTFAHVTGENSSLQKLSYAQSLLEQGSKFYEAERFAEAATSWQQSISAFKANEDELRQAIALGNLSLAYQQLGQWSEAEGAIAQSLNLLQTAKDTKDSSQILAQVLDIKGRLQLAQSKAEDALDTWRVSSDIYTKIGDKRAVIQNRINQAQALQTLGFYRQAEKTLRESTRILQSQPNSPVKVAALHSLGNVVQVTGDLETSRQILQQSLEVASSLPDQEAIADILLSLGNTARVQQDTQTAIKYYQQTIKTATSPTTRIQAQVNQLRLLLKTEQLSAFQTLSSEIQTQLNDLPVSRTAISARINFAQSLMQFPKKTTADTPSLLDIAQLLATAIEQAKSLQDKRTESYAIGVLGQVYEQTQQLSDAQNLTQQALLIAQDIDAKDIGYQWQWQLGRLLKTKGDTKGAVAAYTEAVNNLQALRSDLVAVNSAVKFSFREEVEPVYRELVDLLLQSQGNQVSSENLEKASNTIESLQIAELENFFRNNCLNAQIVNPKKDPKAAIIYPFILPDRLEVILQLPQQRWLHYSTPVVGEEVETTLAQLQENLPKPHTLQQVQSLSQKVYKWLIQPAEAALAESQTPTLVFVLDGWLRNIPMAVLYDGKQYLVEKYNIALTPSLQLIEPKTSQKEFKAIAAGLSEASSGFSALPNVKLELEQIRSQVPSSILLNQEFTSKTLQNRINSLSFPIVHLATHGQFSSKAEETFIVAWNERIYVKKLNELVRTLEQNRPEAIELLILSACQTATGDEQAALGIAGVAFQAGARSTIASLWNLDDESTAVLMNQFYQELGNKNLTKAEVLRHAQLALLQNPKYKRPRFWAPYVLLGNWL; encoded by the coding sequence ATGACAAGAAAAAAATTTAGATTACGAATAATCAAACGCTTTTTAAGTTTACTGCTGCTTTTGGCTATGTTCTTAGGGGCGGGGTTATTGCCCCCGACTTTCGCACATGTAACTGGGGAGAACTCTAGTCTTCAAAAGTTGTCTTATGCCCAGAGTTTGCTGGAACAGGGTAGTAAATTTTATGAAGCTGAACGGTTTGCTGAAGCTGCTACTTCTTGGCAACAATCTATCTCTGCATTCAAGGCTAATGAAGATGAATTGAGGCAAGCGATCGCACTCGGTAATCTCTCATTAGCTTATCAACAATTGGGACAGTGGTCAGAGGCAGAAGGTGCGATCGCTCAAAGTCTCAACTTATTACAAACTGCTAAAGACACCAAAGACTCCTCGCAAATTCTAGCCCAAGTTCTAGATATCAAAGGTCGCCTGCAATTGGCTCAAAGCAAAGCTGAAGATGCCTTGGATACTTGGCGAGTCTCATCTGATATTTATACCAAAATCGGCGACAAGAGGGCGGTTATTCAAAATCGGATTAACCAAGCGCAAGCTTTGCAAACTTTAGGATTTTATCGGCAAGCCGAGAAGACGTTAAGAGAAAGTACCCGCATTCTCCAAAGTCAACCCAACTCACCTGTTAAAGTCGCAGCTTTGCATAGTCTCGGCAATGTGGTGCAAGTCACAGGTGATTTAGAAACATCTCGGCAGATATTGCAGCAAAGTTTAGAAGTAGCTTCATCGTTACCAGATCAGGAAGCGATCGCTGATATTCTCCTCAGTCTGGGTAATACAGCCCGTGTTCAGCAAGACACGCAAACAGCCATAAAATATTATCAACAAACTATCAAAACTGCAACCTCACCCACTACACGCATCCAAGCTCAAGTCAATCAACTCAGACTACTGCTGAAAACTGAGCAATTGTCAGCTTTCCAAACATTGTCCTCTGAAATTCAAACTCAGCTTAACGACTTACCCGTTAGTCGGACAGCAATTTCTGCCCGCATTAACTTTGCCCAAAGTCTAATGCAATTCCCAAAAAAAACCACCGCAGACACTCCCTCATTGTTGGACATTGCCCAATTACTAGCAACTGCTATTGAGCAAGCAAAAAGTTTGCAAGATAAACGCACAGAATCCTATGCTATTGGTGTTTTAGGGCAAGTGTATGAACAAACTCAACAGTTGTCTGATGCCCAAAACCTCACCCAACAAGCCTTGCTCATCGCTCAAGATATCGATGCTAAAGACATTGGCTATCAATGGCAATGGCAACTGGGACGTTTGCTTAAAACTAAGGGAGATACAAAAGGAGCAGTAGCAGCTTACACAGAAGCAGTTAATAACCTCCAAGCCCTGCGTAGTGATTTAGTTGCTGTCAATTCTGCGGTGAAATTTTCCTTTCGAGAAGAAGTTGAACCAGTTTATCGGGAGTTGGTTGATTTACTTTTGCAATCTCAGGGTAATCAAGTTAGCTCAGAAAATCTCGAAAAAGCCAGCAATACAATCGAATCACTCCAAATAGCAGAGCTAGAAAACTTCTTTCGCAACAACTGTCTGAATGCTCAAATCGTTAATCCAAAAAAAGATCCAAAAGCAGCAATTATTTATCCATTTATTTTGCCAGACCGATTAGAAGTCATCCTCCAGTTGCCTCAACAGCGTTGGTTGCACTACTCTACCCCTGTAGTTGGAGAAGAAGTGGAAACTACTTTAGCGCAACTACAGGAAAATTTACCCAAACCACACACCCTGCAACAGGTTCAATCTTTATCTCAGAAGGTTTACAAATGGCTGATTCAACCTGCTGAAGCTGCCTTAGCTGAAAGTCAGACTCCTACTTTGGTGTTTGTGCTGGATGGTTGGTTGCGAAATATTCCGATGGCAGTTCTCTACGATGGCAAACAATATTTAGTTGAGAAGTATAACATTGCGCTTACCCCCAGTCTGCAACTGATTGAACCCAAAACATCACAGAAGGAATTTAAGGCAATAGCCGCAGGATTGAGTGAAGCAAGTTCGGGATTTTCTGCACTACCCAACGTCAAACTTGAATTAGAACAAATCCGCTCTCAAGTTCCTAGCAGCATCCTGCTGAATCAAGAATTTACCAGCAAAACTTTGCAAAACCGGATTAATTCTTTATCTTTCCCTATCGTTCATCTTGCAACTCATGGTCAGTTTAGCTCGAAGGCTGAGGAGACATTTATTGTCGCTTGGAATGAGCGTATTTATGTCAAAAAGTTAAATGAGTTAGTGCGAACACTAGAGCAAAATAGACCCGAAGCGATTGAATTGCTGATTCTTAGTGCCTGTCAAACAGCAACCGGGGACGAACAAGCTGCACTAGGAATTGCTGGTGTTGCTTTTCAGGCGGGAGCACGCAGTACGATCGCTTCTTTGTGGAACTTGGATGATGAGTCTACTGCTGTGTTGATGAATCAATTTTACCAAGAGTTAGGCAACAAAAACCTGACTAAAGCTGAAGTACTCCGTCACGCCCAGCTAGCTCTTTTGCAAAATCCCAAATACAAACGTCCCAGGTTTTGGGCCCCCTATGTTCTTTTGGGTAATTGGCTTTAA